Part of the Panicum virgatum strain AP13 chromosome 4N, P.virgatum_v5, whole genome shotgun sequence genome is shown below.
GGCTGTGTGTATGGATCTCAGGTGTGACCATGCATCTTGCTGTCTGAATTCCCCACAAAATTCTCAGTTCATATGGTGGAAAACTGTGCATCATATTTCCCAACCTGCTTGACCTTCATCCTGTCACTGCTTTTCATTGCTGGATAATATTAGGGTGCAATGTTGAACTTTGGATGTTTTGAAGGCATCTGGCTATTGATAACCATACTAGTAGTGTATTTCTTGTGGTTTTCATGTGTCTTGCGCTTTCGAAATCAACAGGAAGTGGTCCCAAACTCCTAATATTCCCTGTTTACATGCAGATCTTAAGAGCACCTCTTTCAGCCACGAACTCCCAATATTCCCTGTTTACATGAAGATCTTAAGAGTACCACTTTCAGCCACATGATAAAAAAAACATTAAGTTCTGTGGAAATGATCTGGGAGGCAGATATGCCTGGCGTTTTCTCTTGACAGTTGCGATAGATGTTTCTTCATAAATAGTCCAATTCTGGGAAATAGTATTCGCACATGCAAGTGTCGGATATTTTTTAACACTGCTGACATGGCATGAGGCTTTTCTTAATGTTCTTTTATCGATATATAAAATGCTTAAAGTTAATATATTGGTGAACGGAGTTGATTGCTTCAACTTGGAGTGATTCACAGGAAAGTTTCACCCCTGAACTGACATGGTAAATTTCTGATAATCTCGATGCTTGTTCCTTGGAGGACACAAACTTGCGGACTGGTCAGATTTTGTATTGTGACTCTACAGCAGGCTGAATTCAGGCACAACACTCACTAGCGGAAATTCAGTATTAGTGACTTCATTCATATACGTTACTAACACGTACAGTCCAGATGAAACCGGGGGCTGTTAGAGATCACATGTGGGACTAGAAGTCTAAGTATCACACAAGAATAGGCTGTGCACGTGGCCTAAAAGAAATCATAAGAAAAAATCGTATTTTGGAAATCATATATCCAAATCAAAATACAACTGAACCATTTTGTTTCTTACGGTGAAATCTATAAAATAAGACCACACTTGAATATGTTTGTTTCTTAGGACCGCACCATTTTGGAACAATTTTTGAATGCGGGAACAactttaggccgtgtttagatcagGTGgtgtgtaaacgcaaaaaattttgcatgggaatcttcccaatttgaagtactaaatgaagtctatttacaaaactttttgtacagatgggttgtaaatcgcgagacgaatctaatgatgctaattaatccatgattaatcaataattagtggatggttactgtagcattactattgtaaattatggattaagtaggctcattagatgcgtctcgcgatttacagcccaaccatgcaaaaaattttgtaaatagacttcatttagtactttaaattagcatGATtatttttcactttaatgcgtttacggtcttttttgcgtttacggggtgagatctaaacacacccttagtgtgaagttaaataattattttaataaataataacataaaaagGTTCCGTCTTGTGTGGTGCATCAACTCCCGGCGCGTGACCTGGATTATTTCCGATGAAACCCACAGGTCGACTGGAGAAATGAAGTAAAAACCTCGAATTCCTACTTTAGTACCGTGTACATGGGGCCATGGGCCGCAATACCGCATGTGTCTTGGATATGCTACAGGGCCGTAAGACCAGAGTAATATGGCCATGCCACGCAGGCCCATTAAATGTTTCCGTCCATGTCATAACGGAGTAACGGTGATAGGCCtccgtgtcaaaaaaaaaatggtccgctcaaaaaaaaaagacggtGATAGAGGTGCCATTCTGTAAAAAAGAAATAGTGATCAGAGACTCGGACCTTTTGCAtaaaagcatctccaagagactctTCTTTGTTTACTCTATTTGTTTCTTCATAGAGATTTCTCTCCATATTGAACATTTCACTCAAACAGACTCTTCATTTTTCACACTCCAAATCTCAACTACTACAATCAATTCTACCTCTGCACGTGGGGCCCATACTCGGCCAATCAATTTAGCTAGTCAGTCTAGCTAGCCAAATTTGACTAGCGAGTAGACCAATTTGGAGAACCAGATAATGGACAGCCATCCTGTTGAAGAGCTATTTTGGTGTTTGAGTAGCCAAAATGTAGCTAGTTGAGCTATTTAGCTATAATGCTCAGAACTCAATCGTGTTTGGCTTCACTTCTCGCAACAAAACATTTTCACCGTTTCATCTAAGTTTTACAAGTTCTATTAATCCACAAGATCGCCGATGTGATCGCTCGCCTAATCCATATATGCCTTGTCTCCCTTTCGTTCAACCAGCAGGTCCTTGTCATAGCACACCAACATCATCCCTGACACCTGTATGCTCCGATAAAAATATGCTTCTGAATTTTCCAAAGTACTAATAGGAGGAACAGTCGCTATGGGAACCACCGGTGAAGCGTTCGTTAAGGCCACACTCAGCTTTCAGGCACACCAACCCCAATCAGCAGAGCACGCTCCATCTCAGGCAGAAAAGCTGAGCTTGAAGTGGCGCTCACCTCTCATCTCAGGCAGCGTGCCGGCGTACGCAATCAGGCGGCATAAAGAATCCCTCCACCCGAGCTGAGTTCTTCCGACAAGTCCATCCGATCCGACGCCGCCCTCCACTTCCAGTCCGGCGCAAGCGCAACACAATGCAACTCGCGATGTCACCGGACAGCCTCCTCCTCTTCTGCTCcgtcgcggcgtcggcggccgccgccttcgccctCGTCTCGCTGTACAGGCACCTCGCGCACCGGCGAGCCCAGCCCTCCGCGGACGACGGGCTCGTCGCCCTGGcgctggcggccgcggcggcggctggaggcgatgGCTCGGAGGATGAGCTCCTGCCGctgagcgccgcggcggcggggctccccGCTTTCATGTACAACCGGCTGGTCAAGCACAGCGGCAAGGGCGCCGGCTCGACCGAGTGCGCGGTCTGCCTCGGCGCCATCCAGGTCGGCGCCATGGTGAAGCTGCTGCCCGCCTGCGGCCATGTCTACCACCGCGACTGCATCGACCTGTGGCTGTCGTCGCGCTCCACGTGCCCGCTCTGCCGGCGCAGGGTTGGCGACGCCGCGCCCTGCCAGGAGCCAAGCCGCCAGCTCGCCCAACCTTCCCCAGCATAGACCGTCTTCAGTTCTTCAGACCTGCAATCAATGTTTCTACTAGGGTCTTTTTCGCTCCCTGCTTTGAGCTTTATGAGCAGGATGCGTACATGCTGTACATATTGTGGATAATGGTACGCTCAAGCAAATGTGCATACAGGATTTCACTGCGAACTCGAGCATGTTGACATCTCAATTGTTCAGGATTCATGAATTGTTTTCAGAGCAGAGAATGCTTTCCAGTGTCAGCATGTACACTGTGGACGCGGTGAAAGACAAGACACCAGGTCAAAGAAATCACCAACAATGCTATAATGAATCCACGATTAACACAAAAGGCCAGTCAAAGCAGAACTGGAGGAACTAAATGAAACCAAGGAGGCGCGGAGATCCCTTTTTATCTTCCCTCTTCCGCAGCCTCCCAAAGCAAAGCAGCAGCTATAAAGAAAACCAATTGCATTCCAGAAGCTTCATAGTTCATCATACTTGCAAACAAGATTTTAAGAAAACTCGTCACAAATGTGTGACAAACAAAAGAATTAATGATAAAGAGATATGTGAGAGCCACGACCAGGAGTTGGGTTTCCACGAAGAATTGTAACCTAATTCTGTACCACTGGAACCGTAGGTTGTTGTTCCTGTGAAGCTGCCATTTTTGGGGGAAGTgctgcaaaaaattatgaacttGAATTTGGATATGAATTATTAACATGAAAGTCTCACAAAAACAGGTTCAACAAAAAGAGAATTCAGATATTGAATTATTAACATGAAACTTTAGCAGTCCCAATTTCTACAGGCAGTGGGCAGAGTAGAGAAGTTCAAAATACCAGCTAAGTATATCCAATAATAATCTACAAAGAAAAGGTTATCTTCTTCCTTGCAACAAATAATGCTTCAGTCAAATATTTACATTATTTGAAAGAAATCAACACTAACTAGTGTAGATGGCTAAAGATTGTTGTAGAGTGACAGCCAATGCCTCACAAATTTTATCAAATACGTACACGTATCTACAGGCATCTGTCAGTTAAAGGGTTTATAAACTATAAATTATATTGAACTGCTGGAGGATATCAATTTTTCAAACCACAACAATGTTCTGGTGATCTTGCAGAAAAGAACAAGCAATATATACTTGGCTAGAACTACAAGAAACTTTTACCAGATATGTGCCCAAAGGCCAAAATGCTTCTGATTGGAAGAACATTTACCAAAAAGAAGCAATTATCTTGCAATCCACAATCATTGGAACAGTGTAAACTGTACAGTGGAGTATATGGCAGAATAATTCATAAGTAATACTTTTAACCAGGGAACTCATATGCTCAAGTGAGTTTTTGTTGTCGACACATTTGTTGGCAAGCACTACCACCGGCGCAACAAGCGGCAACAGGCGCAACAGCAAGGTGGCTAGCGCAGGCTTAAGGTGCTGTTTTCACGGGAGAAGCTAGGAGTTTGTTTCCGCATTAGTAGGAGGTTGTTAGCAGGTTGTTAGTAGCTAGCTTGATCGGGACCTAATCTATAAAGGTCACCGCCTAGCTTGTAATCAGGATCATCGAAGAATAAAGCTCTCCCGCATTGGGTGCGAGCTGGCTTCGGTCACGGCCGAGGAACCTGTCCTCGCCGGTGACGAAGACAGCCCGGCGCCCGTCCACTCCTCGCGTTACGTCCTGCGCTCTCTTCCCTAATCCCAGCTGCTTCTACGTTCCCCTCTGCGCACTCCACGCCGGCCACGCTGTACCAAATTGGTATCAGAGACCAGTCGTGGGGCATCACCTACCATGGTCGGCCCCGTCAATCCTGACGGCGATCGCTTGGCTTCCGTGGATGACAAACTGGATCGCCTCCTCGCCCAGATGGCAACGGTGAACACCCGCCTTGACGCCCACGACCGTCGCATCGCCCGCACCGAGAAGTTCAAGCAAGGCGATCCAGACGACGAGAAGGATGACGGCCTCCGCTCGCCCAAACGTTACCACGATCAgcgccgcggcagcggcggtagCGGCAGTGGCGACGGTGGCAGCAGCGGCAACGActcggacgccggcggcggcttccgtCGGGGTCGTCACGGTCGCCGTGATGACGACTGGCGGCGCCCGCGCCAACCCAAGCGCACCTTTCCCCACTTCGACGGCGAGACGGATCCGTTGCCGTGGATCAACAAGTGCGAGCACTTCTTCCAGGGGTACcgcaccatggaggaggagaaggtctGGACTGCGTCCCTGCAcctcgacggcgcggcggcagagTGGTACTTCCAGCTCGAGCACGACGTCGGCGTGCCGTCCTGGGCACGGTTCGTGGAGTACATCAACCTCCGGTTCGGGCCGCTCATCCGCTCCAACTCCCTCGGCGAGCTGACCAATCTCCGTCGCTCTGGCTCGGTTGAGGAGTACCAGCGCCGCTTCCTTGCCCTCCTGTGCCGCTGTACTGATCTGACCATGCAACACCAGATTGATCTGTTCACTGCAGGCCTAGGGCAACCGCTCTCCTCCGACGTCGAGTTGCAGCGCCCCAGCAATCTCCAGATGGCCATGAGCCTGGCGCGCGCATACGAGCGTCGGGGCCTCGAGGCGGCCGCGGTCGGAGTCGCTCGCACGCCGGCCCAGACGCGGACGCCATCTGGCCCGGGCCACCACGTTCTGGCGCTTCCCGCGCCCGGGGGCGCGACCAAGCCCGACGAACCGCCGCGTCCGCGGTTCCGACGCCTCTCGCCGGAGATCGCCGAGAAGCGGGCGAGCGGGCAATGCTACTTCTGCCCCGAGAAGTTCACCAAGGACCACAAATGCGCCGCAAAAGGCGTGTTCCTCTTGGAGATCTCTGACGAGGAGACGCCTACTGACGCTGATGCCGACCTGGGCGTCTCGCTCGCGGCGCTCACGGGCATCGCGACGCCACCCGACGCCCAGTTCACCATGAAGCTCCGGGTTCGCGTCCGCGACGTCGATCTGGTCGCTCTCGTCGACACCGGCTCTATGCACACCTTCATCCACGATGAGGTGGCCCAACGCCTGGGGCTCGCCGTCACCCGGCGACCGGGGTTGACGGTCAAGGTCGCCAACGGCGACCGGGGTTGACGGTCAAGGTCGCCAACGGCGACCGTGTGCCAAGCCAGGGTGTCTGTCGTGCGACACCGGTGGTCATCGACGGAGTCCCCTTCGACGTCGACTGCTACACACTCGCGCTGGATAGCTTCGACGTTATCTTGGGCGTCCAGTGGCTCCGCACCCTCGGCCCGATCACGTGGGACCTCAACAAGCTCACCATGGCCATCTGGCGAGACGGCCGCAGCATCGTGTGGCGTGGCGTGGGCAGCCCCGGCCCCTGCGTCAATGCCCTGGAGAACCCGCGCGACGTCCTCGACAGCCTGCTTGGCCAGTACGCCGATGTGTTCGCCGTGCCGCGGGGCCTCCCGCCGCAACGCCGCCACGACCACCGGATACATCTTCTTCCGGGCACGGCGCCGATCGCCGTCCGGCCGTACCGCTACCCCCAGCTCCTCAAGGATGAGCTGGAACGCCAGTGCGAGGACATGCTCGCCCAAGGGATCATCCGGGAGTCCACGTCGCCATTCTCCTCCCCGGTGCTCCTCGTCAAGAAGCCGGACGAGACGTGGCGTTTCTGTGTCGATTACCGCGCTCTCAACGAGCACACGGTAAAAGACAAGTTCTCCATCCCGGTCAGTGACGAgctcttcgacgagctcaaAGGGGCGCGCTTCTTCAGCAAGATCGACTTGCGCAGTGGCTACTTCCAGGTGCGCATGCACCCCGCCGACGTCGAGAAGATGGCCTTCGGCACCCACCATGGCCACTTCGAGTTCTTGGTCATGGCGTTCGGCCTGACGAACGCACCGTCCACCTTCCAAGCAATGATGAATGACGTCCTCAAGCCCTTTCTCCGCCGCTTTGTACTCGTGTTTTTTGATGACATATTGATTTATAGTGCATCATGGGCAGAACATTTGCAGCATGTCAAGGCGGTGCTCCAACAGCTCCGAGCGCACCAGCTATTCGCGAAGCAATCCAAGTGCTCCTTCGGTGCAGAGTCGGTGGCATACCTAGGCCATATTGTCACAGCTCAGGGTGTGGCCATGGACCCCAGCAAGATTGAAGCAGTCGAGGCCTGGCCGCGTCCCCGCACCGTGCGGGCACTCCGGGGCTTCCTCGGGCTGACCGGCTACTACCGCAAGTTCATCGCGAACTACGGCGCCGTGGCGGAGCCGCTCACGGCACTCCTCAAGCGGGAGGCGTTCCGGTGGTCCGACGATGCCGAACGCGCCTTCCTCGACCTCAAGCGGGCGCTCTCGTCGGCGCCGCTACTCCAGCTGCCCGATTTCTCCAAGCGCTTCACCGTCGACTGCGACGCGTCCGGGGCGGGATTTGGTGCGGTGCTGCACCAGGGCGACGGCGCGCTGGCGTTCTTCAGCCGGGCGGTGGCGCCACAGCACGCCAAGCCGCCGGCGTATGAGCGCGAGCTCATTGGCTTGGTGAAGGCCGTCCGACACTGGCGGCCATACTTGTGGGGTCGCCCGTTCACGGTCCGCACCGACCACTGGAGTCTCAAGTACATCCTCGACCAGCGCCTCACCACCATACCACAACACACCTGGGTCTCCAAGCTATTCGGCCATGACATCACGGTGGAGTACAGGCCGGGCAAGCAAAATGCGGCGGCTGATGCGCTGTCCCGCCGCGATGAAGAGGCCTTGGCGGTTCACGCTATGTCCATGCCGGCGTTCTCGGCGTACGATGAGCTGAAGGCGGAGGTGGCTGCCAGCCCGTTCGCCCAGGGCCTCTTGGCGCAGGTCGCGGCCGGCTCGGCGCCGGACGGGTGGTCCACGGCAGATGACCTGTTGCTGTTCCGGGGGAAGATCTTTGTGCCGGATGACTCCTCCTTGTGGCAGCGTCTCCTGGCCGAGGCGCACGAGATGGGGCACGAGGGAGTCGAAAAGACAGCACACCGCCTGCGAGCCTCCTTCTACAACGCACATCTGCTGCGGCGCGTGCGCGACTTCGTTCGCAGCTGTGCGGTGTGTCAGTGCAACAAGTCGGAGCACCTGCACCCGGCCGGGCTCCTTCAACCTCTCCCGGTGCCGCACGAGGTCTGGAGCGACATTGCCATGGACTTCGTGGAAGGTTTTCCCAAGGTGGGCGGGAAGTCGGTGGTCCTCACGGTAGTGGACCGCTTCTCCAAGTTCGCCCATTTCATTGCGCTCGGCCACCCCTACACCGCGGCGTCTGTGGCGCGGgcgttcttcaccgacatcgtgcGCCTCCACGGCTTCCCGACGTCCATCGTCAGCGACCGCGACCCGGTCTTCACCAGCAACTTCTGGGCTGAACTATTCCGTCTCGCCGGCGTCAAGCTGCTCATGAGCTCCGCGTTCCACCCACAGACGGATGGGCAGTCCGAGGTGACTAATCGCACGATCGGCATGTATTTGCGGTGTTTGGCAGGAGATCGGCCGCGTTCATGGCTCCAGTGGCTTCCCTGGGCGGAGTTATGCTTCAACTCTTCGTACCAAACGGCCCTGCGCGCCACGCCATTCCAGGTCGTTTACGGCCGCCCCCCACCGGCTCTACTTCGCTACTCGCCGGGGTTGGCTCGGGTGGCCGCCGTTGATCGCCAGCTCCGGGATCGCGACGAGTTCTTGCAGGAGATACGGGAACGTCTCCTCCTCGCACAGGATGTCATGAAGGCGCGGCATGACAAGCACCGGCGCGACGTTGAGTTCGTTGTGGGTGAGTGGGCGTGGCTGCGCCTGCATCACAGGGCGGCGTCTAGCATCACGACCAGTCGCCCAACAAAACTGGCCCAACGCTTCTACGGGCCGTTCCAAGTGGTGGAGCGCGTCGGGACCGTGGCCTATCGGTTGCAGCTGCCGGCCAATGCCAAGATACACGATATCTTCCACGTCggcctcctcaagaaattcgaGGGCACGCCGCCGACGTCAGTTCCGCCGCTGCCACCGTTGGTGCATGGCCGCGTGCTGCCTACTCCGGAGAAGGTCATCTGCGCCAAGTTGAACCGTGGCGTGTGGCAGCTGCTGGTGCACTGGGTGGGTCGCCCTGATGCAGATGCTTCGTGGGAGCCGTTAAAGGATTTCGTCAAGCTCTACCCTCAGtggcagctcgaggacgagctgttccGTGGGGAGGGAGGAAATGTTGTCGACGCATTTGTTGGCAAGCACTACCACCGGCGCAACAAGCGGCAACAGGCGCAACAGCAAGGTGGCTAGCGCAGGCTTCAGGTGCTGTTTTCACGGGAGAAGCTAGGAGTTTGTTTCCGCATTAGTAGGAGGTTGTTAGCAGGTTGTTAGTAGCTAGCTTGATCGGGACCTAATCTATAAAGGTCACCGCCTAGCTTGTAATCAGGATCATCGAAGAATAAAGCTCTCCCGCATTGGGTGCGAGCTGGCTTCGGTCACGGCCGAGGAACCTGTCCTCGCCGGTGACGAAGACAGCCCGGCGCCCGTCCACTCCTCGCGTTACGTCCTGCGCTCTCTTCCCCAATCCCAGCTGCTTCTATGTTCCCCTCTGCGCACTCCACGCCGGCCACGCTGTACCAGTTTTATAGTAAGACTTTTAACCTGGGACAGAAACTAGATCTATTGTGAATAACATAACCCCACACCCCCACCCACACATCCCTCGCCCTAATTGCCCAACCTCCCTAATGCAGTGGTGGCACTCTTGAAGTCCAGAAGCAAAGGAATGTACTTTGTCCTACATGTAGATAACTATAGACTAGGTGGTTTGGGCTGCTTCTGGGATGACAAGATCATGGTGAGTAATACTGGAAGTGTCCAGACAGTTAAAACCGTAAGATGTTAGTAGACACACCATGAAAAGTATTTTTCAAATATTGAATTATGTTACTTTGAAAtgattttataggaattgctgaTCAAAATTTCACCTTTTAGGCCGTATCGATGTcctagattattttgaagcagAGGGGATATTTGGTTGGTATGATTTTGAAGCGCTCCATTTTTTTAACAGGTTGGTAGGAACAG
Proteins encoded:
- the LOC120670220 gene encoding RING-H2 finger protein ATL39-like codes for the protein MQLAMSPDSLLLFCSVAASAAAAFALVSLYRHLAHRRAQPSADDGLVALALAAAAAAGGDGSEDELLPLSAAAAGLPAFMYNRLVKHSGKGAGSTECAVCLGAIQVGAMVKLLPACGHVYHRDCIDLWLSSRSTCPLCRRRVGDAAPCQEPSRQLAQPSPA